AAACTATTGTCATTTATCTCCTTCTGTCTCCCTTTATCTTCAAGGCAAGCGGAGCTTGCGAAAGTTAAGTAAAGAGGAAAATATCGATTTTATACTATTAAAAAGCACTATATTCAGGATATCATACAGAAAATGTCGTTATTTTTGCACCAAATACGATATTACTGCAATTCAACAATGAAGAAAATTTTTACTGTTTCAATGCTGCTACTGGCAGCTACTTCTATGAGTGCCCAGCTGGCTGATATGGCCATTGAGCAAGGTCCGTTTGACAACTCTTATGAGAGTGCATCCAACTGGGAATGTCCTGAATGGTTCAAGGATGCTAAGTTTGGCATCTGGGCCCACTGGGGACCTCAGTGTCAGGCCGAGGATGGCGACTGGTATGCCCGTTTTATGTACTATTCGGGCACCGGACAATACAACTACCACGTGAACCATTTCGGCAACCCGAAGAACTTCGGTCTGAAAGACCTGTGCAATGCCTGGAAGGCCGACCGTTGGGATCCGCAAGAACTGGTGAGCCTGTACAAGAGTGTGGGTGCCCGCTATTTCATGGCCTTGGGCAATCATCATGATAATTTTGATATGTGGAACTCACCCTATCAGGAGTGGAACACCGTAAACGTGGGTCCGAAGAAGGATATCATCAAAGGCTGGAGCGATGCCTGCAAGGCTGAAGGACTGCCACTGGGTGTGTCTATCCATGCCTCACATGCCTGGACCTGGCTGGAGCCCTCGCAGAACTATGACGGCAATCTGACCAAGGCCGACGGCACCGGAAAATGGTGGGAAGGAATGGATCCGCAGGAGCTGTACGCCCAGAACCACCCCCACTCTACCGGATGGGCAAACAGCGGCACCATTCACAGTCAGTGGGAATGGGGCAACGGTGCCTCACAGCCTTCTGAGGCCTATAAGAAAAAATTCCAGAACCGCGTTTTGGAGCTCATCAACGACTACGAGCCCGACATGATTTATTTCGACGACACGGCCATGCCTTTCTATGGCTGTGACGACCAGGTAGGCAAGAACATTCTCCAGCACTACTACAACCACAGTGCTGCCCAGCACGATGGCAAGCCCGATGTACTGGTGACGGGCAAACAGCTCACCGATGCACAGAAGGAATATATGATGTGGGACGTGGAGCGCGGTGTGCCCGACCGTCCGCAACAGGCCTACTGGCAGACCTGCACCTGTATAGGACAGTGGCACTACGACCAGAATGTGTATAATAACAACAGCTATAAGAGTGGAGCTACCGTGGTGCGGATGCTCATCGACGTGGTGTCGAAAAACGGCAACCTGCTGCTCTCTGTGCCCGTGAAGGGCAACGGCACTATCGACGACAAGGAGAAAAAGGTGCTAGCCGACATCAAAGCCTGGATGGACATCAACAGCGAGAGTATCTACGGCACCCGTATGTGGAAAACCTTCGGTGAAGGACCATTGGCAGAGGCCGTGAACCCCATGAACAACCAGGGTTTCAACGAGGGACAGAACTACTCATCGAAGGATGTGCGCTATGTCACTAAAGAGGATGCCGTTTATGCCACCATCATGGACTGGCCCGCCGCCGGACCCTTCACCTTCAAGGCATTCTCTATTGCCCAGCCCTCGTACAGCGGAAAGGTACAGAGTGTATCGCTGTTAGGCTATGGCGAGGTGGAGTTCAGTCATACCATCAAAGGACTCACCGTGACCATCCCCACCACCAAGCCAAATGTCATTGCCCCTGTGTTCAAGGTTACCTTTATTACCGACAACCGCACAGCCTACGAGAAACTGCAGGGAACCATCAGCGAGGTAGAGACTACCCTCAACGAACTGCAGTCGCAGGTGCAGGCCTATAACACCGGCAAACTGAGTCCGGCAAAATACGAACAGTTGCGCACGGCCATTCAGCAGGCTAAGGAAACTCCCGAGGAGGCTACCGACCAGCAGTATGACGATGCCTGCGAGAAGCTCATCTCGGCATTCCGCAACTTTCTGAACAATAGTGTGAACAAGGGTGGTGCCTTCACGGGCGTGATAGACAACAACATCACGAAAGAGCAACTCATAGAGGCTGAAAACTTTACCCGTTCGGCCGGTGGTACCAAGCGTTTCGGAGCCCCGAAATACTGGACGGTGGAGAATTTCAACATCCCCAACGGCAACGACGGCACCAAACAGGGACTCGACAAATACACAGGAAAGGAGTCGCTCATGATCGGCGTGTGGAACGACCGTGAGAATAACACCTCCGGCAGTCTGGAGCATGCGCGTATCTACCGCAAGATTACTCTCCCTGCAGGCAAGTACTATTTCGGAGCCGCCTACAATGTGACCCACAACCTGAACGAAGAGGCCTATATGTTTGTGAGCCGTGAACTGAGCAACAGCGCCGAGATTCCACAAAAGAGCATCGCCTTCTACAACCTTAACAAATGCAGCAGCGACAAGAATATTCAGGGTCTTTACTTCCAGCTGGACGAAGAAACCGAAGTATATATCGGTTTTCAGGCCGACATGCTGAACGGTTCGCCCACACAGGAGTTCAGAGCCGAACAGGTGTGCCTCTATACGCTGAAAGAACTGGGCGAACGCCACAGCGAGGACAAGGGATGGAGCAAGATCGAGGCCCTGCCCGACGACGTGAGCCAGTATTTCTTTGCCCTCTACGACCACGATACCGACAACGGTCTGGTGCTGTCGGCAGGCAACAAGCAGGGTGCCAGTTATCAGACCATGTGGTATGAGGAGGATGTATATCCCGAAGGCAACAAGAATGCCCTGTTCACCTTTGATGCTTTCAACGAGGACAACAACTCGGGCGTGAAGGGCGACAACCTGAAATGGCTCATCATCACCAGTGCCGGCAATCCCAATGTGTGCCTGCAGTCGAACGATGCCCCCAACGACTGGAACTTCCGCACCGAGAACAACGGCGACGGATGGACCGACCGCGCCTATGTGAGTCCCGCCTATGTGAAAAACGACCTGCCCTCCGGCTACTGGACCTTTACCAATCATAAGAGCAATGCTCTGCTGGGACACTTAGACGGTACCAACGAGATAAGCGGCAGTGCCACCGCCGAGAACGAGGGCCACTACGACATCTATGCCATAGAACGCGGAAAATACGTGAGTGCTGTTGAGAACATCGACAAAGCTTCTGAACAGAACCCCATCGATATATCCTACGTCATCAACAATGCCGATGGCACCCGATATAATAAGTTCCATGCCAAACAGCCCGTGGGATGGACACTCTCGCTGGAGAATGCCTTCGAAATAGAATACGGCAACTACCTGGAGGCCAGGGTGGGCACCAGCTATTTCAACAAATGGCAGAGCTCGGGCAACCTGACCGACCGCACCATCAGTCAGCAGCTGACGGCTCTCCCCATAGGCAAGTATCGGCTCAGCGTTCGTACCAGTTCCAATGTGATTCATCCGGGAGCCTACCTCTTCATTAACAGTGAGAAGGCCGATATGACCAAACTGAAAAACAACACCATCACCGTCACTGCCGAGACTGCCGACGGCACCCTCACCTTTGGTGTGGAACTGAAAAA
The sequence above is a segment of the Prevotella sp. E9-3 genome. Coding sequences within it:
- a CDS encoding alpha-L-fucosidase yields the protein MKKIFTVSMLLLAATSMSAQLADMAIEQGPFDNSYESASNWECPEWFKDAKFGIWAHWGPQCQAEDGDWYARFMYYSGTGQYNYHVNHFGNPKNFGLKDLCNAWKADRWDPQELVSLYKSVGARYFMALGNHHDNFDMWNSPYQEWNTVNVGPKKDIIKGWSDACKAEGLPLGVSIHASHAWTWLEPSQNYDGNLTKADGTGKWWEGMDPQELYAQNHPHSTGWANSGTIHSQWEWGNGASQPSEAYKKKFQNRVLELINDYEPDMIYFDDTAMPFYGCDDQVGKNILQHYYNHSAAQHDGKPDVLVTGKQLTDAQKEYMMWDVERGVPDRPQQAYWQTCTCIGQWHYDQNVYNNNSYKSGATVVRMLIDVVSKNGNLLLSVPVKGNGTIDDKEKKVLADIKAWMDINSESIYGTRMWKTFGEGPLAEAVNPMNNQGFNEGQNYSSKDVRYVTKEDAVYATIMDWPAAGPFTFKAFSIAQPSYSGKVQSVSLLGYGEVEFSHTIKGLTVTIPTTKPNVIAPVFKVTFITDNRTAYEKLQGTISEVETTLNELQSQVQAYNTGKLSPAKYEQLRTAIQQAKETPEEATDQQYDDACEKLISAFRNFLNNSVNKGGAFTGVIDNNITKEQLIEAENFTRSAGGTKRFGAPKYWTVENFNIPNGNDGTKQGLDKYTGKESLMIGVWNDRENNTSGSLEHARIYRKITLPAGKYYFGAAYNVTHNLNEEAYMFVSRELSNSAEIPQKSIAFYNLNKCSSDKNIQGLYFQLDEETEVYIGFQADMLNGSPTQEFRAEQVCLYTLKELGERHSEDKGWSKIEALPDDVSQYFFALYDHDTDNGLVLSAGNKQGASYQTMWYEEDVYPEGNKNALFTFDAFNEDNNSGVKGDNLKWLIITSAGNPNVCLQSNDAPNDWNFRTENNGDGWTDRAYVSPAYVKNDLPSGYWTFTNHKSNALLGHLDGTNEISGSATAENEGHYDIYAIERGKYVSAVENIDKASEQNPIDISYVINNADGTRYNKFHAKQPVGWTLSLENAFEIEYGNYLEARVGTSYFNKWQSSGNLTDRTISQQLTALPIGKYRLSVRTSSNVIHPGAYLFINSEKADMTKLKNNTITVTAETADGTLTFGVELKNYQSFDCKFDHFTLEYLGNPATSGISDQTLNSQLSARPLVARKARTHTSQLTDLSGRRVTNPTKGIYIKNRRKVIL